One region of Triticum aestivum cultivar Chinese Spring chromosome 6B, IWGSC CS RefSeq v2.1, whole genome shotgun sequence genomic DNA includes:
- the LOC123135532 gene encoding peroxidase 45 — MANLESLASLAAILILVLVEVAVLSSFAAAQLRPDYYANVCPNLEGIVRYSVKQSMVKSPISAPATLRLFFHDCAVMGCDASVMIISPTGDDEWRNQDDYSLKPEGFQTILDAKAAVDSDLQCRYKVSCADIIALAARESVSQSGGPNYTVELGRYDGKISTTNSVMLPHVDDNLDSLNSFFYTLGLSQIDMIALSGAHTLGAADCGFFQHRTRGKDPSMNPSFDAQLQGTCARQNFAFLDDVTPVGFDNSYFKLLQNGRGLLGSDQVLYTDQRSRGTIDYYASNQGIFFYDFSIAMTKLGKVGVKTATDGEIRRDCRYPN; from the exons ATGGCGAACCTCGAATCGTTAGCCTCACTTGCCGccatcctcatcctcgtcctcgtcgAGGTCGCTGTCCTGTCCTCGTTCGCGGCCGCGCAGCTGCGGCCGGACTACTACGCCAACGTCTGCCCCAACCTGGAGGGCATTGTCCGGTACTCCGTGAAGCAGTCCATGGTCAAGTCCCCCATCTCCGCGCCCGCCACCCTCAGGCTCTTCTTCCACGACTGCGCCGTCATG GGCTGTGACGCATCGGTCATGATCATCAGCCCGACTGGCGACGACGAGTGGCGGAACCAGGACGACTATTCGCTGAAGCCGGAGGGCTTCCAGACGATCCTGGATGCCAAGGCTGCCGTGGACAGCGACCTGCAGTGCCGCTATAAGGTGTCCTGCGCCGACATAATCGCCCTCGCCGCAAGAGAGTCCGTCTCCCAG AGCGGAGGGCCCAACTACACAGTAGAGCTGGGCAGGTACGATGGGAAGATCTCGACGACGAACAGCGTCATGCTGCCGCACGTCGACGACAACCTCGACAGCCTCAATTCCTTCTTCTATACCCTAGGCCTCTCCCAGATCGACATGATCGCATTATCAG GTGCCCACACCTTGGGAGCGGCCGACTGCGGCTTCTTCCAGCACAGGACCAGGGGCAAGGATCCGAGCATGAACCCGAGCTTTGACGCGCAGCTTCAGGGCACCTGTGCCAGACAGAACTTTGCGTTCCTGGATGACGTGACACCGGTGGGATTCGACAACTCCTACTTCAAGCTCCTGCAGAATGGCAGGGGCCTCCTGGGCTCCGACCAGGTGTTGTACACAGACCAGAGATCACGCGGTACCATAGACTACTATGCGTCCAACCAGGGCATCTTCTTCTACGACTTTAGCATCGCCATGACAAAGCTCGGCAAGGTCGGGGTCAAGACGGCCACTGACGGCGAGATACGCCGTGACTGTCGGTATCCAAATTAG
- the LOC123135533 gene encoding peroxidase 45-like — protein sequence MHSMANRAAIIFVVVLKVAVLSSSAAAQLRPDYYAGVCPNLEGIVRSSVKQSMVKSPISAPATLRLFFHDCAATGCDASVMIMGSTGDDENPDKYSLKPEGFQTILDAKAAVDSDPQCRYKVSCADIIALATRESVSQSGGPNYTVELGRYDGKKSTDRSVRLPHPGDNLDSLNAYFSTLGLSQTDMIALSGGHTLGAADCGFFKYRIGGNDQSMNPSFDAQLQGTCAKQNFAFLDDVTPVGFDNFYYRNLQNGRGLLGSDQVLYTDERSRGTVDFYAANQGTFFSDFVIAMTKLGRVGVKTAADGEIRRDCQYPN from the exons ATGCATTCCATGGCGAATCGCGCCGCCatcatcttcgtcgtcgtcctAAAAGTGGCTGTCCTCTCGTCGTCCGCAGCCGCGCAGCTGAGGCCGGACTACTACGCCGGCGTCTGCCCCAACCTGGAGGGCATCGTCCGGAGCTCCGTGAAGCAGTCCATGGTCAAGTCCCCCATCTCCGCGCCCGCTACCCTCAGGCTCTTCTTCCACGACTGCGCCGCCACG GGCTGTGATGCGTCGGTCATGATCATGGGCTCAACCGGAGACGACGAGAACCCCGACAAATATTCGTTGAAGCCGGAGGGGTTCCAGACGATCCTGGACGCCAAGGCCGCCGTGGACAGCGACCCGCAGTGCCGTTACAAGGTGTCCTGCGCCGACATAATCGCCCTTGCCACAAGAGAGTCCGTCTCCCAG AGCGGAGGGCCGAACTACACAGTGGAGCTCGGCAGGTACGATGGAAAGAAGTCGACGGACAGAAGCGTCAGGCTGCCGCACCCCGGCGACAACCTCGACAGCCTCAATGCCTACTTCTCAACCTTGGGCCTCTCCCAGACTGACATGATCGCCCTATCAG GTGGCCACACCTTGGGCGCGGCGGACTGCGGCTTCTTCAAGTACAGGATCGGTGGCAACGACCAGAGCATGAACCCAAGTTTCGACGCGCAGCTCCAGGGCACCTGTGCCAAACAGAACTTTGCGTTCCTGGACGACGTTACACCGGTAGGGTTTGACAACTTCTACTACCGGAACCTGCAGAACGGCAGGGGCCTCCTGGGGTCCGACCAGGTGCTGTACACGGATGAGAGGTCCCGCGGCACCGTGGACTTCTACGCGGCCAACCAGGGCACCTTCTTCTCCGACTTCGTCATTGCCATGACGAAGCTCGGCAGGGTTGGGGTCAAGACGGCCGCTGACGGCGAGATACGCCGTGACTGTCAGTACCCAAACTAA